From Candidatus Binataceae bacterium, the proteins below share one genomic window:
- a CDS encoding deoxynucleoside kinase, with protein MRRRGGYIAIEGPIGVGKTSLAHALGLRLGARIVLEDTDSNPFLARFYQDSEKYAFPVQLYFLLTRYNQQRQLAQQDLFAQATVSDYLLAKDRIFARLNLSPDELALYEGVYRLLDERIAKPDLVVYIRAGVEVLAERLRKRNRSFERHISMEYLERVSAAYRDFFFYYDETPLLVVDTSEIDFVAEPGDLDDLMREIDRTGAGTQYYVPRKR; from the coding sequence ATGAGGCGGCGCGGCGGCTATATCGCGATCGAGGGCCCGATCGGCGTCGGCAAGACCAGCCTCGCGCACGCGCTGGGGCTACGGCTCGGCGCGCGGATCGTGCTCGAAGACACCGACTCCAACCCGTTTCTCGCCCGCTTCTACCAGGACTCTGAAAAGTACGCCTTCCCGGTCCAGCTCTACTTCCTGCTGACCCGCTACAATCAGCAGCGCCAGCTCGCCCAGCAGGATCTTTTCGCGCAGGCCACGGTCAGCGACTACCTCCTTGCCAAGGACCGCATCTTCGCCCGCCTCAATCTCAGCCCCGACGAGCTCGCGCTCTATGAGGGCGTCTATCGGTTGCTCGACGAGCGGATCGCGAAGCCCGACCTGGTGGTCTATATCCGCGCCGGCGTCGAGGTCCTGGCCGAGCGGCTGCGCAAGCGCAACCGTTCCTTCGAGCGCCACATCAGCATGGAGTATCTCGAACGGGTCTCCGCCGCCTACCGCGACTTCTTCTTCTATTACGACGAGACGCCCCTGCTGGTGGTCGACACTTCAGAGATCGATTTCGTGGCCGAGCCCGGCGACCTCGACGACCTGATGCGCGAGATCGACCGCACAGGGGCGGGCACGCAGTACTACGTCCCGCGCAAGCGCTAG
- a CDS encoding 4a-hydroxytetrahydrobiopterin dehydratase → MAKLQTAEIERRLGALPGWEFKDNAIRKLYRFNEFMDGIRFLNRVAEMAEAIDHHPDVQINYTRITFSCSTHSEGGVTEKDLRLAAQIEDAFRAAHGA, encoded by the coding sequence ATGGCGAAGCTCCAGACGGCCGAGATCGAGCGGCGGCTTGGCGCGCTGCCCGGATGGGAGTTCAAGGACAACGCCATCCGCAAGCTCTACCGCTTCAACGAATTCATGGACGGGATCCGCTTCCTCAACCGGGTGGCGGAGATGGCCGAGGCCATTGACCACCATCCGGACGTGCAGATCAACTACACCCGGATTACGTTCAGCTGCTCGACTCACAGCGAGGGCGGCGTGACGGAGAAGGATCTGCGCCTGGCCGCGCAGATCGAGGACGCGTTTCGGGCCGCACACGGCGCCTAG
- a CDS encoding TIGR03618 family F420-dependent PPOX class oxidoreductase has protein sequence MKQRDAIRMTPEEAWAYLRAHHNCALATNGHDGYPHVVAMWYTVSDGAVVMTSYAKAQKIRNLRRDPRATVLVESGHKYKELRGVMVRGRVELVEGPEAVNEVLRLVGADPERPGEVPRRNEAAIRRAQKRIVIRLRPERWASWDHSRIVGDY, from the coding sequence ATGAAACAGCGCGACGCTATAAGGATGACGCCCGAGGAGGCGTGGGCCTACCTCAGGGCGCATCACAACTGCGCGCTGGCGACCAACGGCCACGATGGTTATCCGCACGTCGTTGCCATGTGGTATACGGTCAGCGACGGTGCGGTCGTGATGACGAGCTACGCCAAGGCGCAAAAGATCCGCAACCTGCGCCGCGACCCGCGCGCCACCGTGCTGGTCGAGAGCGGCCACAAGTACAAGGAGCTGCGCGGCGTGATGGTGCGCGGACGGGTCGAACTGGTCGAGGGGCCGGAGGCAGTGAACGAGGTCCTGCGCCTGGTCGGCGCCGATCCGGAGCGTCCGGGCGAGGTGCCGCGACGCAATGAAGCGGCGATCCGGCGTGCGCAGAAGCGGATCGTGATCCGGCTCCGACCCGAGCGCTGGGCGAGCTGGGACCATTCGAGGATCGTGGGCGATTACTGA
- a CDS encoding MaoC family dehydratase N-terminal domain-containing protein, which produces MANKYVTDEVRKQIGSQTEPRVVEIERGAIRRFAQAIGDPNPLFNDEAAARKTRFGGMIAPPTFCRSLGGEIPDIKIDMPEFRGLDGGSEWEYFEPIRPGDRITVVSKIADIRESAGRLGPMVFIVVEHSYTNQFGELCALQRSTVIRY; this is translated from the coding sequence ATGGCGAACAAGTACGTGACCGACGAGGTCCGAAAGCAGATCGGCAGCCAAACCGAGCCGCGCGTGGTCGAGATCGAGCGTGGCGCGATCCGCCGCTTCGCCCAGGCGATCGGCGACCCCAATCCGCTGTTCAACGACGAAGCGGCCGCGCGCAAGACGCGCTTCGGCGGAATGATCGCGCCGCCCACCTTCTGCCGTTCGCTGGGCGGCGAAATCCCCGACATCAAGATCGACATGCCCGAGTTCCGCGGACTCGACGGCGGCTCGGAGTGGGAATATTTCGAACCGATCCGACCGGGCGACCGAATCACCGTGGTCTCGAAGATCGCGGACATCCGCGAAAGCGCCGGGCGGCTCGGCCCGATGGTCTTCATCGTGGTCGAGCACAGCTACACCAACCAGTTCGGCGAGCTCTGCGCGCTCCAGCGCTCGACCGTGATCCGCTACTGA
- a CDS encoding MaoC/PaaZ C-terminal domain-containing protein — MAKQTYWEDVEVGSEVPALEKNPTTQQLVKYAGASGDFYQIHYDKDFALKNNLPGVILHGALKNGFLAQMMTDFAGTGGWLRRLAVQYRGMDLPGSKVVCRGKVTKKYAQGNDHMVDCEIWLENAKGEKTTLGSATVILPVRAAH; from the coding sequence ATGGCGAAGCAAACGTACTGGGAAGATGTCGAAGTCGGCAGCGAAGTTCCGGCGCTGGAGAAGAATCCGACTACCCAGCAGCTCGTCAAGTACGCGGGGGCTTCCGGCGATTTCTACCAGATCCACTACGACAAGGACTTCGCGCTCAAGAACAACCTGCCCGGCGTGATCCTGCACGGCGCGCTCAAGAACGGCTTCCTGGCCCAGATGATGACCGATTTCGCCGGCACCGGCGGATGGCTGCGCAGGCTCGCGGTGCAGTATCGCGGGATGGACCTGCCCGGCTCCAAGGTCGTGTGCAGGGGCAAGGTGACAAAGAAGTACGCGCAGGGCAACGACCACATGGTTGACTGCGAGATCTGGCTGGAGAACGCCAAGGGCGAGAAGACCACCTTGGGCAGTGCGACCGTGATCCTGCCCGTCCGCGCCGCCCATTGA
- a CDS encoding Phenylacetic acid catabolic protein: MAPRREFTPRSVEAEDVRLGRVDPHYAKTLIRLLAAHALAEKLTALGYQRALEALADEALRPVVEKNLREERRHAALVYRALGEIGVSQTEADRAMMPALKAPSFEAPLRFARRAAGALDLLMASLSLDMTGLIMIGINYKDSSYAPHAQAAERILEEEAEHEMFGAGELARAVERCGCEAVGEALRGWLPAAVNFFGPPGSGFTYDCLRFGLKARDNDELAELYLSMLERRLSHLGIELPKLTRGYPHALA, translated from the coding sequence ATGGCGCCGCGGCGCGAATTTACTCCCCGTTCAGTCGAGGCCGAGGACGTGCGGCTGGGCCGCGTTGATCCGCACTACGCCAAGACGCTGATCCGTCTGCTTGCCGCGCATGCACTGGCCGAAAAGCTGACCGCGCTGGGCTACCAGCGCGCGCTCGAGGCGCTCGCCGACGAGGCGCTGCGCCCGGTTGTGGAAAAAAACCTCCGCGAGGAGCGCCGCCACGCGGCGCTGGTGTATCGTGCGCTCGGCGAGATCGGCGTGAGCCAGACCGAGGCCGACCGGGCGATGATGCCGGCGCTCAAGGCGCCGTCGTTCGAGGCGCCGCTGCGCTTTGCCCGCCGCGCCGCCGGCGCCCTCGATCTGCTGATGGCCTCGCTCAGCCTCGACATGACCGGCCTTATCATGATCGGGATTAACTACAAGGACTCCAGCTATGCGCCGCATGCGCAGGCAGCCGAGCGAATCCTCGAAGAAGAGGCCGAGCACGAGATGTTCGGGGCCGGCGAGCTGGCGCGCGCGGTCGAACGATGCGGGTGCGAGGCGGTGGGCGAAGCGCTGCGCGGATGGCTGCCGGCGGCGGTCAACTTTTTCGGTCCGCCGGGCAGCGGTTTCACCTACGACTGTTTGCGCTTCGGACTCAAGGCGCGCGACAACGACGAGTTGGCCGAGTTGTATCTGTCGATGCTCGAACGGCGGCTCAGCCACCTCGGGATCGAGCTGCCCAAGCTGACCCGCGGCTACCCCCACGCGCTTGCCTGA
- a CDS encoding amino acid permease, whose translation MDEAAATADRGGLRPELSLFDSVTIVAGSMIGSGIFIVSADIVRHVGSPAALLAVWVVAGVMTIVGALAYGELAAMMPHAGGQYVFLREAYGGLWAFLYGWTLLLVIQTGTIAAVAVAFARFGAVLWPALGGPMWLGWQGVGLDAERAGAIAVIVLLTAVNLRGLDMGRAVQNLFTSAKVLSLGLIILLGCVIAPNRAAVEINFLRGFFASDGSSAGLAAAFGAAMVGALFSADAWATVTFAAAEVRNPRRDLPRALAAGTGIVIALYVLTNVAYLCELPAAGGHVLPAGAVKGQVFALGIAGAPRDRVAASAMQMVWGRAGAVITAVLVMVSTFGCANGLILTGARVLFAMAHDGVFFAAAARLNRARVPAAALLMQAAWAAALTLSGTYSELLDYVIFAQLLFYVVTVAAVFVMRLRLPDAPRPYRAWGYPWLPAAYIVATLLLMGDLLVVKPRYTWPGLLIALSGLPVYMLRRRAQPAAAAGQRPTMRAG comes from the coding sequence ATGGACGAGGCGGCGGCAACGGCTGATAGGGGCGGGCTTCGGCCGGAGCTTTCGCTCTTCGATTCGGTGACCATCGTCGCCGGCTCAATGATCGGCTCGGGAATCTTCATCGTCTCGGCCGACATCGTACGTCACGTCGGCTCGCCGGCGGCGCTGCTCGCCGTATGGGTTGTCGCGGGCGTGATGACGATCGTCGGCGCGCTCGCCTATGGCGAACTGGCGGCGATGATGCCGCATGCCGGGGGCCAGTACGTCTTTCTGCGCGAGGCATACGGCGGCCTGTGGGCGTTCCTTTACGGATGGACACTGCTGTTGGTGATCCAGACCGGCACGATCGCAGCCGTCGCGGTGGCCTTTGCGCGCTTCGGCGCCGTGCTGTGGCCGGCGCTGGGCGGACCGATGTGGCTCGGATGGCAGGGTGTGGGGCTGGACGCCGAGCGCGCCGGTGCGATCGCGGTGATCGTCCTGCTCACCGCGGTCAACCTGCGCGGCCTCGACATGGGGCGCGCGGTGCAGAACCTCTTCACCAGCGCCAAGGTGCTTTCGCTCGGGCTGATAATCCTGCTCGGCTGCGTGATTGCACCCAATCGTGCCGCGGTCGAGATCAACTTCCTGCGGGGATTCTTCGCCAGCGATGGATCATCGGCGGGTCTTGCCGCGGCGTTCGGCGCCGCGATGGTGGGCGCGTTGTTCTCGGCCGACGCATGGGCGACCGTCACGTTCGCCGCCGCCGAGGTGCGCAATCCGCGGCGCGATCTGCCACGCGCGCTCGCCGCCGGCACCGGCATTGTTATCGCGCTTTACGTCCTGACCAATGTCGCCTACCTGTGCGAGTTGCCGGCCGCTGGCGGCCACGTTCTGCCTGCCGGCGCTGTCAAGGGGCAGGTCTTCGCCCTCGGTATAGCAGGCGCGCCGCGCGACCGCGTCGCCGCCTCAGCGATGCAGATGGTTTGGGGCAGGGCAGGCGCCGTGATAACGGCCGTGCTTGTGATGGTTTCGACCTTCGGATGCGCCAACGGGCTGATCCTGACGGGCGCGCGCGTGCTGTTCGCGATGGCGCATGACGGCGTGTTCTTTGCCGCCGCTGCCCGGCTCAATCGGGCGCGTGTGCCCGCCGCGGCGCTGCTAATGCAGGCGGCGTGGGCGGCCGCGCTGACGCTTTCGGGCACCTACTCGGAGTTGCTGGATTACGTGATATTCGCCCAGCTCCTGTTCTATGTGGTCACGGTGGCGGCGGTGTTCGTGATGCGCCTGCGGCTGCCTGACGCGCCGCGCCCCTACCGCGCTTGGGGCTATCCATGGCTGCCCGCGGCTTACATCGTGGCGACGCTCTTGCTGATGGGTGACCTGCTGGTGGTCAAGCCGCGGTACACCTGGCCGGGGCTGCTGATCGCGCTGAGCGGACTGCCGGTGTATATGCTGCGCCGCCGCGCGCAGCCGGCCGCCGCGGCCGGGCAGCGCCCAACGATGCGAGCGGGCTAA
- a CDS encoding RidA family protein, whose product MDEIVRISTGAPWEPVFGYSRAVRAGDWVMVSGTTGLDHSGQLVGKGQMYVQARQAIENIAGALSRMGLGLDRVVRTRVFVTTLERFGDLARAHQEMFGAAPPASTVVQVTRLVHPDMLVEIEADAWAGTASASLSAGTSALAAKARAPRKAKAAPAQDRRKSAARRR is encoded by the coding sequence ATGGACGAGATCGTCCGCATCTCTACTGGTGCGCCCTGGGAACCGGTTTTCGGCTACTCGCGCGCCGTGCGCGCCGGCGACTGGGTGATGGTCTCGGGAACCACTGGCCTCGACCACAGCGGCCAGTTGGTCGGCAAGGGGCAGATGTACGTGCAGGCGCGTCAGGCGATTGAAAATATCGCCGGGGCGCTGAGCCGGATGGGCCTGGGCCTGGACCGGGTGGTGCGCACGCGCGTCTTTGTGACCACGCTGGAGCGTTTCGGCGACCTTGCGCGCGCCCATCAGGAGATGTTCGGCGCGGCGCCGCCCGCCTCCACCGTCGTCCAGGTTACCCGGCTCGTCCATCCGGACATGCTGGTGGAAATCGAGGCCGACGCCTGGGCCGGGACCGCAAGCGCTTCGCTGAGCGCGGGCACGTCGGCATTGGCCGCCAAAGCGCGCGCGCCGCGCAAAGCCAAGGCCGCGCCAGCGCAGGACCGGCGAAAATCAGCCGCCCGCCGCCGCTAG
- a CDS encoding NADH-quinone oxidoreductase subunit N: MTQFDWSVINFAWMPLLPLVVVAAGAMGVLLAGVQVDDEDSGALGVLSIALFAVAGILALFLSGNVSEVFFSGALSTGDYTAYFELLILFAAAMTALMSLDYASDQELAGAEYYALLMFAALGMMLMAAADDLIVIFLGLETMSIAVYALAGFMRRDPRSNEAALKYFLLGAFSTGFLLYGIALIYGATGSIKLQPIEAALSRPTTDNALLLAGVGLLLIGFAFKVAAVPFHMWTPDAYEGAPTPVTGLMAVGVKLAAFAAFARIFMAHLGPLGPQWTMVLWVVAALTMTVGNFAALVQTNIKRMLAYSAIAHAGYVLVGMAAADSPRAGGAILYYLLGYAFTNLGAFAVVVALERRGAIRDDIADYRGLARRHPALAAAMAMFMLSLTGVPPLAGFFGKFYVFAAALDAHLVWLVIIAVLNSVVSAYYYLAVIVAMYVQEGGAEPVVLGARPALVATLAVAALGTILIGLFPQPYVAAASRAFASALSPTPHHHLIHTVRN; encoded by the coding sequence ATGACCCAGTTCGACTGGAGCGTAATCAACTTCGCCTGGATGCCGCTGCTGCCGCTGGTGGTGGTCGCGGCGGGTGCGATGGGAGTGCTGCTGGCCGGTGTGCAGGTTGACGACGAGGACAGCGGCGCGCTGGGCGTGCTGTCGATCGCGCTGTTCGCCGTCGCCGGCATCCTTGCGCTCTTCCTGTCGGGCAACGTCTCCGAGGTTTTCTTTTCGGGTGCGCTCTCCACCGGCGATTACACCGCCTACTTCGAACTGTTGATTCTGTTCGCCGCCGCGATGACGGCGCTGATGTCGCTCGATTACGCGTCCGACCAGGAGCTGGCCGGCGCCGAGTACTACGCTCTGCTGATGTTCGCCGCGCTGGGGATGATGCTGATGGCGGCGGCGGACGACCTGATCGTGATCTTCCTCGGCCTCGAAACGATGTCGATCGCGGTTTACGCGCTGGCCGGCTTCATGCGCCGCGACCCGCGCTCCAACGAGGCCGCGCTCAAGTACTTCCTGCTCGGCGCGTTTTCCACCGGCTTCCTGCTCTACGGAATCGCGTTGATTTACGGCGCGACCGGCTCGATCAAGCTCCAACCGATCGAGGCGGCGCTCTCGCGTCCCACCACGGACAACGCGCTGCTACTCGCCGGCGTCGGCCTCCTGCTCATCGGCTTTGCCTTCAAGGTGGCCGCGGTGCCCTTCCATATGTGGACCCCCGACGCCTACGAGGGGGCGCCCACGCCGGTCACCGGCCTGATGGCGGTGGGAGTCAAGCTGGCCGCCTTCGCTGCCTTCGCGCGCATTTTCATGGCCCACTTGGGGCCGCTCGGCCCGCAATGGACGATGGTGCTGTGGGTGGTCGCGGCGCTGACGATGACGGTGGGCAACTTCGCCGCGCTGGTGCAGACCAACATCAAGCGGATGCTCGCGTACTCGGCGATCGCGCACGCGGGGTACGTGCTGGTCGGGATGGCGGCGGCCGATTCCCCGCGCGCCGGCGGCGCGATTCTCTATTATCTGCTCGGCTACGCCTTCACCAATCTCGGCGCTTTCGCGGTGGTTGTCGCGCTCGAGCGCCGCGGCGCAATCCGCGACGATATCGCCGACTACCGCGGCCTCGCCCGGCGTCATCCGGCACTGGCCGCCGCGATGGCGATGTTCATGCTGTCGCTGACCGGCGTGCCGCCGCTGGCGGGGTTCTTCGGCAAATTTTACGTCTTCGCCGCTGCGCTCGACGCCCACCTGGTGTGGCTGGTTATAATCGCCGTGCTCAACAGCGTGGTGTCGGCCTACTACTATCTCGCAGTGATCGTGGCGATGTACGTGCAGGAGGGCGGCGCCGAACCGGTTGTGCTGGGTGCGCGCCCCGCGCTGGTCGCCACGCTGGCGGTGGCCGCGCTAGGCACTATCCTCATCGGGCTTTTCCCGCAGCCCTACGTCGCCGCCGCCTCGCGCGCGTTCGCCTCGGCGCTCAGCCCCACCCCGCACCATCACCTGATCCACACGGTGCGCAATTAG
- a CDS encoding NADH-quinone oxidoreductase subunit M, whose translation MGVYWLSALIFTPLLGALFVLVQPEARATWRAAFIFSLLPLAISFYLFAAFDPTQAGYQFVERAQWIPEFGISYHLGADGISLFLVLLTTILFTLSLLYSGGGDIETRPREFCFFMLLLETGLLGALLAIDLFLFYVFWEVMLIPMYFLIGIWGHGRKVYAAFKFILYTMLGSILMLVAILYLVAAARAHLGHLSFDLPDLYGVPLSHEAARWLFAAFALAFAIKVPMWPVHTWLPDAHTEAPTAGSVILAGVMLKMGTYGFLRFAIPLFPEVAVEAAPLFLALAVVGIIYGALVAMVQPDLKRLVAYSSVSHLGFVMLGIFALDPQGMEGALYQMLNHGVSTGALFLLVGMIYLRRHTREISEFGGLWHSVPIFAGVFMVVMLSSIGLPGLNGFVGEFLILLGTYLSQSLAAALGVLGLILGALYMLYAYERVMFGPIKKAVNATIRDLGAREIAVLAPLIALMLFMGLYPRPLLSRMEPSVNAVLGRVRVAQARLERERRPRALAALLESPSAARSARVSMAAK comes from the coding sequence ATGGGCGTGTACTGGCTCAGCGCGCTGATTTTCACCCCGCTGCTGGGCGCACTGTTCGTGCTGGTGCAGCCCGAGGCGCGCGCGACCTGGCGCGCCGCCTTCATCTTCTCGCTGCTCCCGCTCGCGATCTCGTTTTACCTGTTCGCCGCCTTCGACCCGACCCAGGCCGGCTACCAGTTCGTCGAGCGCGCGCAGTGGATCCCCGAATTCGGCATTTCCTACCATCTCGGCGCCGACGGCATTAGCCTCTTTCTCGTTCTCCTCACCACGATCCTGTTCACGCTGTCGCTGCTGTACTCGGGCGGCGGCGACATCGAGACCCGTCCGCGCGAGTTCTGCTTCTTCATGCTGCTGCTCGAAACCGGGCTTCTGGGCGCGCTGCTCGCGATCGACCTCTTCCTGTTCTACGTGTTCTGGGAGGTGATGCTCATCCCGATGTACTTCCTCATCGGGATCTGGGGGCACGGGCGCAAGGTCTACGCCGCTTTCAAGTTCATCCTGTACACCATGCTCGGCTCCATCCTGATGCTGGTCGCGATCCTGTACCTGGTCGCGGCCGCCCGCGCCCATCTCGGCCATCTGAGCTTCGACCTGCCCGACCTTTATGGCGTGCCGCTCAGCCACGAGGCCGCGCGCTGGCTGTTTGCGGCCTTTGCACTCGCCTTTGCGATCAAAGTCCCGATGTGGCCGGTGCATACGTGGCTGCCCGACGCACACACCGAGGCCCCCACCGCCGGTTCGGTGATTCTGGCCGGCGTGATGCTGAAGATGGGGACCTACGGCTTCCTGCGCTTCGCGATCCCGCTGTTTCCGGAGGTCGCGGTCGAGGCGGCGCCGCTGTTTTTGGCGCTGGCGGTCGTCGGGATCATCTACGGGGCGCTGGTCGCGATGGTCCAACCGGACCTCAAGCGGCTGGTCGCTTACTCTTCGGTCAGCCATCTGGGGTTCGTGATGCTCGGCATCTTCGCGCTCGACCCGCAGGGGATGGAGGGCGCGCTATACCAGATGCTCAACCACGGAGTCTCGACCGGCGCGCTGTTTTTGCTGGTCGGGATGATTTACCTGCGCCGCCACACGCGCGAGATTTCCGAGTTTGGCGGGCTCTGGCACAGCGTGCCGATCTTCGCCGGGGTATTCATGGTCGTGATGCTTTCGTCGATCGGATTGCCCGGGCTCAACGGCTTCGTCGGCGAGTTCCTGATCCTGCTGGGGACCTATCTCAGCCAATCGCTGGCCGCCGCGCTCGGCGTCCTGGGCCTGATTCTCGGCGCGCTCTACATGCTTTATGCCTATGAGCGAGTGATGTTCGGACCGATCAAAAAGGCGGTCAACGCGACTATCCGCGACCTCGGCGCGCGCGAGATCGCGGTGCTGGCGCCGCTGATCGCACTGATGCTGTTCATGGGACTCTATCCGCGTCCGCTGCTCAGCCGGATGGAGCCGTCGGTCAACGCCGTGCTCGGGCGCGTTCGCGTGGCCCAGGCGCGCCTGGAGCGCGAGCGCCGTCCGCGGGCTCTCGCCGCTCTGCTGGAAAGCCCGTCCGCCGCGCGGTCCGCGCGCGTATCGATGGCCGCCAAATGA
- the nuoL gene encoding NADH-quinone oxidoreductase subunit L, producing the protein MATGSPLALILLFPALGVVFNIFFGRRAGRQAVNVVGSGVIFAAFAVAVWQFVELLKMPAGGALRVILWEWIVAGRFHALIGLRFDALGAVMTLVVSGVGALIHLYSVGYMAHDQDYARYFAYMNLFALSMLVLVLADNLLLMFVGWEGVGLCSYLLIAFWYSNEQYAYNGRKAFVVNRVGDAGFILGILTIIAALAAHNVWTVTFPGMEHNARFLAPVATTAGLLLFFGATGKSAQIPLYVWLPDAMVGPTPVSALIHAATMVTAGVYMVARLHFLYVLSPQAMHVIATVGMLTAFFAATIAIVQPDIKRVLAYSTISQLGYMFMAVGAGAFAAGIFHVMTHAFFKGLLFLCAGAIIHALDGEQDMNRMGGLWRRMPVTYATMLAATLAISAVPGFSGYFSKDLILERVFAAGDDWLWLLGVITAGLTSLYMFRLLFLTFHGSSRVAPDKHVHEAPAVMAVPLIILGVLSVVGGWVELPEGWLWGGAFTHFLAPSVGTFQQEAARGVSGGALSAVAMLATAVGFLLAYILYIQSPALPGRIAESLSALYRLLVRKYYVDELYNLVFSRLLFWGATDVLNRGLDRGVIDGLVDGAGLGVEAGGEAMRRSATGNVQVYAFVYLLGAVAIVAYYVYLVMVR; encoded by the coding sequence ATGGCTACCGGATCTCCGCTCGCATTGATCCTGCTCTTTCCGGCGCTCGGCGTCGTCTTCAACATTTTCTTCGGCCGCCGCGCGGGACGGCAGGCGGTCAACGTGGTCGGCAGCGGCGTGATCTTCGCCGCCTTCGCGGTAGCCGTATGGCAGTTCGTCGAACTGCTCAAGATGCCCGCGGGCGGCGCGCTGCGGGTGATCCTGTGGGAATGGATCGTCGCCGGACGTTTCCACGCGCTCATCGGCCTGCGCTTCGACGCCCTCGGCGCGGTAATGACGCTGGTGGTCAGCGGCGTCGGCGCGCTCATCCATCTCTACTCCGTCGGTTACATGGCCCACGACCAGGATTACGCGCGCTACTTCGCCTACATGAACCTGTTCGCGCTCTCGATGCTGGTGCTGGTGCTGGCAGACAACCTGCTGCTGATGTTCGTCGGATGGGAAGGCGTGGGGCTGTGCTCCTACCTGCTCATCGCCTTCTGGTACAGCAACGAGCAGTACGCCTACAACGGGCGCAAGGCCTTCGTCGTCAACCGCGTCGGCGACGCGGGCTTCATCCTCGGCATCCTGACCATCATCGCCGCGCTCGCCGCACACAACGTGTGGACGGTGACCTTCCCAGGCATGGAGCACAACGCGCGATTTCTGGCGCCGGTGGCGACGACGGCCGGCCTGCTGCTGTTCTTCGGCGCGACCGGCAAGTCGGCGCAGATTCCGCTCTACGTATGGCTGCCCGACGCGATGGTCGGTCCGACGCCGGTGAGCGCTCTGATCCACGCGGCCACGATGGTGACCGCGGGCGTGTACATGGTCGCCCGCCTGCACTTCCTGTACGTGCTGTCGCCGCAGGCGATGCACGTCATCGCGACGGTCGGGATGCTCACCGCGTTCTTCGCCGCGACCATCGCGATCGTTCAACCCGACATCAAACGCGTGCTCGCCTACTCCACCATCAGCCAGCTCGGCTACATGTTCATGGCCGTCGGCGCGGGTGCATTTGCCGCCGGTATCTTCCACGTCATGACCCACGCCTTCTTCAAGGGCCTGCTCTTTCTATGCGCCGGCGCGATCATCCACGCGCTTGACGGCGAGCAGGACATGAACCGGATGGGCGGGCTGTGGCGCCGGATGCCGGTGACGTACGCCACGATGCTGGCGGCGACGCTCGCGATCAGCGCGGTGCCCGGCTTCTCCGGTTATTTCTCCAAGGACCTGATCCTCGAGCGCGTCTTCGCCGCCGGCGACGACTGGCTGTGGCTGCTCGGCGTGATCACCGCCGGCCTGACGAGCCTGTACATGTTTCGCCTGCTCTTCCTGACCTTCCACGGCAGCTCGCGCGTCGCCCCCGACAAGCACGTTCACGAGGCGCCGGCGGTGATGGCCGTGCCGCTCATTATCCTCGGCGTGCTCTCGGTTGTCGGCGGATGGGTCGAGCTGCCGGAAGGATGGCTATGGGGCGGCGCGTTCACACATTTTCTCGCGCCGTCGGTCGGAACCTTCCAGCAGGAGGCCGCGCGCGGGGTGTCCGGCGGCGCGCTCAGCGCAGTGGCGATGCTTGCCACGGCGGTTGGTTTCCTCCTCGCCTACATCCTCTACATCCAGTCGCCCGCGCTGCCCGGCCGGATCGCCGAGAGCCTGAGCGCGCTTTACCGGTTGCTGGTGCGCAAGTATTACGTCGATGAGCTCTACAACCTGGTCTTTTCGCGCTTGCTGTTCTGGGGCGCGACCGACGTGCTCAATCGCGGCCTCGATCGCGGTGTGATCGACGGCCTCGTCGACGGCGCCGGCCTGGGCGTCGAGGCGGGTGGCGAAGCGATGCGCCGCTCAGCCACCGGCAATGTGCAGGTCTACGCCTTCGTCTATCTGCTCGGCGCGGTGGCGATCGTCGCCTACTACGTTTACCTGGTGATGGTGCGCTGA
- the nuoK gene encoding NADH-quinone oxidoreductase subunit NuoK, whose amino-acid sequence MVPVSYFVGLSAVLFAIGVAGVLLRRNVIVIFMSIEIMLNAVNLAFVALGRRLGSMDGQAIVFFVMTVAAAEAAVGLAIIISVFRNRETVNADELNLLRW is encoded by the coding sequence ATGGTTCCGGTGAGCTATTTCGTCGGGCTGAGCGCGGTGCTCTTCGCGATCGGAGTCGCCGGTGTGCTGCTGCGGCGCAACGTGATTGTGATCTTCATGTCGATTGAGATCATGCTCAACGCGGTTAACCTCGCCTTCGTCGCGCTCGGGCGGCGGCTTGGTTCGATGGACGGGCAGGCGATCGTGTTCTTCGTGATGACGGTGGCGGCGGCCGAAGCGGCGGTCGGTCTGGCAATCATCATTTCGGTCTTCCGCAACCGCGAGACGGTCAACGCCGACGAACTCAACCTGTTGCGCTGGTGA